CACGTGACATAGTTTCCAGAGCAGAGACGACAGAGATTCAGGAGGGACGTGGACTAGAAGGCCGTTACGGTCCTTACATAGCTTTGGATCTTAGACATTTGGGCGAGGAGAAAATAAACGAAAGGCTGCCTCTTATACGTGACGTTGCAATAAAACTGAGTGGAGTGGATCCCGTAGAGGAACCGATACCAATTAAACCAGCGGCTCACTACTCCATGGGAGGAATCCACGCTAATATAAAAACGGAGACGCCGGTTTCAGGACTTTATGCTACAGGCGAATGCGCTTGTTTTAATGTCCATGGAGCAAATAGGCTTGGCACTAACTCGACATCTGATTGCCTCGTTTTCGGATTTGTCTCTGGCGAAGAAGCTGCTAAATACGCCCTTTCAAACAGTCTTCGAGAAATTTCACGTGAAAAAGTCTCGGCAGAGGAAAGAAGAGTTTTTGGCGAAATCTTGGGCAGTGAAGGCGATGAAAGGGTTCCTGTTATTCGAGACGAGCTAAGACATATTATGAGTGGGAAAGTGTGGGTATTTAGAAAAGGTGACGAACTTGAGAGCGCTTTGAAGGAACTAAGGAACCTCAAGGAGAGATTCAAGAACATAAGGATAGAAGACAAAGACAAGCAATTCAACACTGAGCTCGTAGGAGCATTGCAGCTTGACTTCACCTTGGACCTCTGTGAAGCTACAATAGCCGGCGCACTTGCTAGAACAGAGTCGAGAGGCGCCCACACCAGACTTGATTGCCCCAAACGTGACGACGAAAACTGGTTAAAGCATACTATTGCTTACTATACAAAAGAAGGCCCTAGACTTGAGTACATTCCAGTTACTATAACCAAGTGGCCTCCAGCCGCAAGAGCTTATTAGGAGATTAAATGACATGAATTCCCAAGTTAAGAAAACTGTTGAATTTAAGATACGCCGTTTTAACCCTCAAAGCAAAAAGCATTACATATCCACATATAACGTGCTTGTCCGCAAAGGAACGACCTTACTTGACGCTTTCATATACATCAAAGACAATTTAGATGGGACGTTTGCGTTTAGGCATTCATGCAGGATGGGAGTGTGTGGAAGTTGCGGAGTCTTGGTTAACGGAAAACCGATGCTAGCCTGTTACACACAGGTACTCCATCTAAACTCTGACACATTAGTCGTCGAACCGCTCCAAAATATGCCCGTCATAAAAGACCTAGTTGTCGACATCCAACCATTCTTTGACACATACAGCAGAATAAAACCTGTCTTAGTCAAGCCAGAAGAGGCGTTTAAGAAGCTTGATGAATTTATTCAATCACCAACGGACCTTAAAAAGTATTGGGACTTAACGCTGTGCATCAAGTGTTCTATTTGTTATTCCGCTTGCCCAGCCGCAATAGATGAGAAATTCCTCGGGCCTTCTGCTAATGCCGCTAATTTTCGATTTGTTTCAGATTCAAGAGATGAAGGCCTAGATGGACGATTGAAGGCTACAGCTGACAGCATATGGTTGTGCACCTCTTGTAACTCGTGTACACTGTTCTGCCCGAAAGAAATTGATTGTTCATCTTCAATAGTTGATGAACGCAGCCTCGTGGTAGAAACGGGCAGCATACCGCGAACGGTTAAGGACGTGCTTACGAGTGTTGTTAGATATCATAATCCGATGGGAATGCATCCTAGCAAAAGGATGGATTGGGCTAAAGATTTGAACGTTAAAACGTTTCCAACAGTTGAAAAGGCTGACGTATTGTCCTTTGTGGGTTGCGCGTCAGCTTATGATCAGAGAAGCCAAGCTATTGCCAGGTCCATGGTCTCAGTATTTGATAGCCTAGGCGTTGACTTTGCAACGCTTGGCATTGAAGAATGGTGTTGTGGAGATCATATAATGCGACTTGGCGAAAAAGGACTGTTCGAAATGCTTACCGAACATAACATCTCAACGTTTGAAAAGTTCAGTGCAGAGAAAATCATAACACTTTCTCCACACTGCTACAACACTTTCAAGAACGATAAACCATACAGCGACCAAGGGCTTAATGTTCAGCACTATACACAGTTTCTCGCCGAAGCCATCAAAAGCGGCAGGCTCAAACTTTCAAAACCCGTTAACAAGAAGGTTACTTATCACGACCCTTGTTTCTTAGGCAAACGCAACGAGATTTACGATGCTCCTCGACAGATTTTGAGGTCAATAGATGGCTTAGAACTTGTTGAGATGAAGAGAGCGAGGGAGAATAGTTTTTGTTGTGGTGGAGGAGCCGGAAGAACTTGGACAGAGGATGCCCTCCCTGAGAAGAGGCCTAGTGTAGATCGGGTTAAAGAAGCATTAGAAGTTGGCGCTGAAGTCATTTCAACTGCCTGTCCGTTCTGTGTTACAACTTTGGAAGACGCCGTGAA
The sequence above is a segment of the Candidatus Bathyarchaeota archaeon genome. Coding sequences within it:
- a CDS encoding FAD-binding protein, whose amino-acid sequence is RDIVSRAETTEIQEGRGLEGRYGPYIALDLRHLGEEKINERLPLIRDVAIKLSGVDPVEEPIPIKPAAHYSMGGIHANIKTETPVSGLYATGECACFNVHGANRLGTNSTSDCLVFGFVSGEEAAKYALSNSLREISREKVSAEERRVFGEILGSEGDERVPVIRDELRHIMSGKVWVFRKGDELESALKELRNLKERFKNIRIEDKDKQFNTELVGALQLDFTLDLCEATIAGALARTESRGAHTRLDCPKRDDENWLKHTIAYYTKEGPRLEYIPVTITKWPPAARAY
- the sdhB gene encoding succinate dehydrogenase iron-sulfur subunit, with product MNSQVKKTVEFKIRRFNPQSKKHYISTYNVLVRKGTTLLDAFIYIKDNLDGTFAFRHSCRMGVCGSCGVLVNGKPMLACYTQVLHLNSDTLVVEPLQNMPVIKDLVVDIQPFFDTYSRIKPVLVKPEEAFKKLDEFIQSPTDLKKYWDLTLCIKCSICYSACPAAIDEKFLGPSANAANFRFVSDSRDEGLDGRLKATADSIWLCTSCNSCTLFCPKEIDCSSSIVDERSLVVETGSIPRTVKDVLTSVVRYHNPMGMHPSKRMDWAKDLNVKTFPTVEKADVLSFVGCASAYDQRSQAIARSMVSVFDSLGVDFATLGIEEWCCGDHIMRLGEKGLFEMLTEHNISTFEKFSAEKIITLSPHCYNTFKNDKPYSDQGLNVQHYTQFLAEAIKSGRLKLSKPVNKKVTYHDPCFLGKRNEIYDAPRQILRSIDGLELVEMKRARENSFCCGGGAGRTWTEDALPEKRPSVDRVKEALEVGAEVISTACPFCVTTLEDAVKVLDVEDKIVVKDILELLNEAM